The Weissella confusa DNA window GTCGTTGGACTAGGAACTGGTTCAACCGTCCGCTATTTTGTTGACCGCCTTGGTGAGCGTGTTGCCAATGAAGGTCTTGATATTGTCGGTGTGACGACTTCGAATCGTACCGCACACCAAGCACGTTGCTTAGGTATTCCATTGGCTGACGTTGATGCGGTTGACTACATTGATTTGACCGTTGATGGTGCTGATGCGGTTGATCCACAATTGAACGGTATCAAGGGTGGTGGTGCTGCGCTACTATACGAAAAGGTTGTTGCTAAGAATTCAAAGCGTAACATCTGGATTGTTGATGGTAGCAAGCAACACGATGAATTAGGTCACTTCCCATTGCCAGTTGAAGTGGTGTCATACGGTGAGCAACAACTATGCCGCTTGTTTAAGAAGCATAATTTGAACCCAATTTTGCGTTTGGATGAAGATGGTCGTCCGCTAACGACTGATAATGGGAATAACATTATTGATTTGCACTTGGAGACGATTCCCTTCCCAGAAGAACTTGCGACTTGGCTCTCAAATCAAGTTGGTGTTGTTGAGCACGGCTTGTTCTTGAATGTCTGCGACGAAGTCATTGTTGGTGGGGATGAGATTCAAGTATTGAAGCGTGATATGGCTAAGAATTAGGGTTATTTTTAAATTTTTTAAAAATAGACGATACCAGGGTCCCGACGTATTTAATTCGAAAAAATCTAAAGGTTGCGTATTACAAAATGTTAGTATGCCTTTAATGGGATATGAAAAAGATGAATCTGGTAATTGACCAAAGGGAAATGAATTTTTAGCTTTTGCTATGATTTTTTGAGATAAAGAGAGAAAAACAAAGTATGAAAACTGAGGTAGATACAACCATATCATCAGCTGTGCGTGGGCTGATCGATATGAAGCATATTCCAGTGTGCGATATCTTGAAGCATGCTGGAATCTCTAGTAGTCGATACTACACGTTTGTAAATGGGCAAGGCGATATTACTGTGCACAAGTTGCACGCGATGCTACGCACGCTTAATGTTGGACTAGATGAGCTGTGCTTGTTTATTGAACCGCAATCAACTGAAGATACAGCAGCAAGTCCGGTGATTAATGCTATTGCCGAATATCAACGGACGCGAGACGTATCAGGCTTGATTAATTTGCAAGACAAAAATGATTTCCGACCTGTTGTCTTAAGCAGTGAAGAAGCTAAACGCATTAAACCAGTACTCAACGACGTCCTAAGGCGATCAGAGTACTATACAATGGCTGAACTCAAAGCATTCTTGCTATATCTAAATTATTTTACATATGATGAGATTTTGGCCTATTATCCCAAAGCAATGACCAGTATTCGCTTCCTAACGCAAAAGTTAAAGAAGCGACACGATGCAGCACACCATGATGTGTTACACGTAATCAGCTTTTTGGTATACCAACTATTGTTAATTAGTATCCAACGTGGACAGAGTCAAGAAGTTCATGATTTATTGCATTCTTTCTTCAGCCTACCTTTCGAGGTGGATGATTGGATGACCCCTATTTTTGCGTCAGATGGTTGAGATTATTCAACTTATCATGGCCGAAAAAGTTGATTTAGCGCAAGCCAAATATGCTGCCGTCAAAGAGTCAATCAAATTATTCCAAGCAAAGGAGAACTGGGATTACTTCAATGCTTTCATGGATGACTCTTTCCAATCGTTTATGCTAACGCTATATTGGATTGAAGTCGGGGGATAATTACTATGGAGTGGTTGCTGGGAAAAAAGGAAGTAAGAAAAGTGGCATTGGTTAGCTACTTTTATGAAACTAATCAAACTAAAATGCTGATTCCGGACTTGGAACGTCATTTTAATTGGTCCACTTACATGATCAAATCGTTAATTAATGAACTTTTACATGATCAGAAACGATTTGGTATGCCAGAAAAGGGACAATTACGCTTAAGTCCACCTGAACGTGAAGTGGAGTTGATTCCCGGTAACCGAGCGTATTTGCTTAGCTTAACGGCTAACTATATTAAAGAGTCATATCTGTTCCGCACATTGGTGACGGGCATGAATAATACCCCAACAGCGCTTTCGGTGTTGGCGGAAAGTCTCAAGGTACCTAAGTTGCATTTGAAGAATGACATTCATCAATTTAACGATCGTGCGCGAGCAGCAAATGTTGAAATTAATACGTACAATCGCTTGCAAGGAGATGAGTGGGCGATTCGAATTATGTTAGTTAGCATTTTTAAAAACGTCATTCATGATGAAAGTGAGCTCGCAGAATTTTTTGAGCCCGATATTATTCATCAGGCAAACCAGGTGGCACGTTTTTATCAAATGTCAAATGTTGAGGCGTCTCACCTAACGGACTACCAACACTTGTCTTTGATGATTGAATTAGCAGTTTGGTTAGTTCGATTAAACGCGCGTTGTGCGATTTCAAGTTCTGATCAATATAAGTTACTGTTGGCGGATGATCAGTTAGATGATGTCTACCGTAATTTGTTAAGCTTGAACGAATCAGTTATTCGCCGTTTTGTCCGGTTACCACCTCATGAACTTTCATTAGAGAGCCGTTATGGTGTCATTATGTTTGTTCGAGTTGGTCTAGTGGACGGGCATTTGAGCCGTAATGCCAGCCCCGAGGTGGTTAAAATGCACACCATGCTAACGACAATCGCACAGACGGTATATCGTGAGTTTTTTGGCCAAGATATGCCACAAAACTTAACGGATCAACTCTCGCATCAGCTTGAATTACCAACGATGCGATTGCTGTTTTTGACGCACATTAATTACCAAGGGACTGATGATTACACGATTAATCATTCGCTTTTCCCTGAGTACGCGTTGTTTACGGATCGATTCCTAACTAGGGTTAACGAGTACTTAGGTATTAAGACGTTAAATATCAAGAATCGCATGTTTAAAATGTTTTATAATTTGTTCATCGGCATTTTAGATCGACAGGTTATGATTCCGCAATTACAGGTTAGCTTGAGAATTCGTGATGCATTTATGCACGAAAAAGTTGCTGCCATGCTTATGCGCCAAGCGGAATTGCGAGTTGAAGTAAGTGATGAATTGGGGCAATGTGACATGGTGATCAGTGATACTTTGCTACCTCCTACGGATGACGCACAAGTCATTGTGTGGACAACGTTGCCAACCTTTGCTGAGTTCGACTCGTTTTTGCATACGGCAGTCAATTTGACCATGGACAAATTTACAAAATCAATTTACGAACGAGCAAATTAGCTCATCAAAGCAGATCAGGAATGATCTGCTTTTTTGTATACATAAAAAACGTTATTGGGGCTATTTTGATACAAGAAACAAAGCAAAACTTGACTGTCACAGAAAGGCTTGTTTTACCATAAAAGTGAACAAGACGGAGGGGGATGTGCAATGATGAAACACGAAGACGGCGTCGAACTATACGTTGTTGGCGCACGTAAACAACGGCAAGTAGCAAAGCATGTTGAGAAGTTTTTACAGCAACATCAGCTGAAGTATCGTGTCATTCGCGTTAGGAAAGAGTTTCCAATGACGTTTGATGAATTCTGTGAGATTTTATCATGGTCTAAGAAAGCAACACGTGATAAGGAAATATTAGCCTTATCAGCCAGTGAACAGCAGCGAATGCTATTTAAGAATCCAGATAAAGTCACAGGACCAGTTAATGTGCAGTGGCATGATAATGCGGTTGTCAAAGCTAAATTTGGGTCAATAGACTTAGAGATGTTTATCTCTAAGGAAGAGCGCCATCGTGATTTATGTTGTGCTTTGGGTGAGTTACAACAATCTGATATGCAGGCGTATGAAACAATAAATCATGAGAAAGCCAGAGTTCGTGAGCAGCGTTGTGGCTGGTAATGATAATAAAAAAGGCTAGTGCAAGTTGCACTAGCCTTTTGTTGTATCGTTGAATAGGTGATAGTAGGTGTTAGTAAAAGCAAAGCATTCATCAATAACAATTAGACGATAATTTTAGTATGGTATATCCAACGGTACGATGTCATTATAGCGCGATGTCATTAGCTGATAGATGCCTTGTCCCTTAATTAGTAAATAGATATGGCGACAAATAAAAAAACTCAGCATTGAGCGAATGATGCTGAGAAAACGAAAATAGACGACAGTCTACTTATAGGAGCGTGTAATTAAGTACGCACACTTAATTACGGGTTTAACTATACTGCGTCAAATTAGCTGCATGTTGAGTTTGCCTTTAAAGTGGAACAGATGCGGGGCGTGGATGCAAAAAATGCGAAAACGGATGAATCATATGCGATATCACCTCCACAAAAATGAATTTATCTAATACGCGTTTTAGTTGAGTGCTACTATCTATCTATTCTGAATAAGAAGGAGATATAGCGGTGCTTAAATTAACGGATGACGAATACGCGAGGTATATGACTTTGATCGGCGCAAATCCCAATGTAGTAGAACATATTGCAAAAAATCAACTTAAGGACTCGGTAGAAAATAACAAGCATGAGGTGTGATTTTTCATTAATAACATAATGAATATAATTGCTAACGAAAGATACTCCAAATAAAGAAATAATGCATTAAACATGATATATCTGGTTTAGAATAACAACCGTAGATGTATGAAGAATGTGCCGGTACCTCTATTTAAATCGCGTGAATATACGGCACATTCACCACATGGTTGATTACCCTATCACTTACAATCGAAGTGTGGTAATAGATCTATGTCGCTCTTTTATAGAACTGAGCATAGTTTCGCATCATGTGTGACTTTCGGCACATGTGGTGTTGTGGATTGGCTAATCATGGCTAATTCGCACCTCTCTCTTTCTCTCTATATGCAAGTATACTTACCCACTGGTATATTTCATGAGGGTTTATTTTATTTTTGTCTGAATGGTCGACTTCGGTTGGCCATTTTTTATTTGTCGTTAACAGAGGCGCAATACAAACAACCAACAAACACGATTTCAAAATAAAAACGCATCCGCAGTATAGGGGGCGGATGCGTTTTTGGAATATGTGGGTGTGATGCCTTAATGGGTGATAAGAAAACACTTTGTAAAGAAGTACGACATCACTATATAAAATGGGCGTTGGTTATAACCAACACGATTATCATAACGTTAGCGGCTACGTTAAACGTCATAACAATCGTATTTGGGATGAATTACATCTTGGTGAGGACGACACCGCAGACGAAAAGCAAAATCCCAATAATTTTGCGAAGGGTCACGCTCTTTTTAACGACACCGAACAGGCCAAGTTGTTCAACAAGCGCTGATCCCACCATAACACCGACAAGTGATAGGCCAATTGTAAGGCCAGCGCCAAGGGTGGGCATCAAGATGGTCATAATTAGAACGTAGGCAGCACCTAACGTTGAAGCAACCCAACCAGTGATAGAAGTCAAACCAGCTGGAATTGTGTTCTTGTGCAATGACTTTGTGACAATAACGACAATCAATAAGAAAATGGTTCCCATTAGGAAGGCAATAAATGACGCACCAGAGGCGTTCTTAACAATGGCAGATAATTGGCCGTTAAACAAACCTTGGGTTGTCGAAAGGGCACCAGCAACCAAAGACCAGATGATTTGCCAGATGTTGGCCTTAGGTGCGTTGGTTGGCAAACTCTTTTCATAAGATGTGAGGAAGACGCCAACTAATAGTAGAACAACACCGATAATCGCGATGATTTTAACAGGGACTTGATGTGAACCGAAGGCCCCCGTCCAGTCATAAATAAGACCTGAGAAGATCTGCCCGAGGGTTGGGTAGATAACTGCGTTGATCGGTCCCAAAATGGGGAACAAGATAATGATACTGGTGATGAAGGCTGCACCTAATACACCACCAAGTAACCAAATGTTACCGTGGCTGAACCCGAGGTATAGGATGCCACTCACGTTAGCACGGGTAATCAGTAGCAATAAGAGAAATTCGATGGTTCCGATAATATAAACCATGAAGCCACCAGCAATTGGTGACGATAATTCCTTACCGAAATTTGAATTGAATGGATTTTGAACAGCTAGCATCAATCCAGATAAGATGCCAATAAGATAGAACATAATGTCTCCTTTTTTATTCTGGTTAGTGACAGAGCGACGTTGGAATTTTCAAAAATGATAGTCAGGACGCATATTTCATACGAAATTCTCCTTTATTTTGAAAAAACCGAGTGTAAACGCTTTCTAAATCTTGTGAAGCATGTTACATTATTACTTGTAAAACGATTTACAAAAACGTTTTACAAGAATTGTACACGAAATATCGTGATTGTAAAATAATTTATCTTTATTGGGGGTATCGTTATGTTTTTGATTGTTAACATCATCGCTATTCCAATTCTTATCGGAATTGCGTACTTGTTCTCTATGGATAAGAAGGCCATCGACTGGCGTTCTGTTCTAACTATTGTTGGGTTGATGTTGGTATTGGCTTGGTTCTTTAATAAGTTCACGATTGGGCAAGACATCATCAAGGGTGCCGCAAGCGGCTTCGCTTGGTTGATCGCGGTTGCGAACCAAGGAATCGCATTTGCGTTGCCAGATTGGCTAACCGCTAACCACGGTGGACCAAACTTCGTTACGTCAGCATTGCTACCAATCTTGTTGGTTGTCCCAATGTTCGACATCTTGACTTACATTGGTGTTCTACCATGGATCATCAAGTGGGTCGGACGTGGCTTGTCATTCATTACACGCCAACCAAAGTTTGAGGCATTCTTCTCAGTTGAGATGATGTTCCTTGGTAACACTGAAGTTTTGGCCGTATCAAAGGCACAATTGAACCGCATGTCAGCACAACGTAATTTGACGTTGGCCATGATGTCAATGAGCTGTGTGACGGCTTCAGTCCTTGGTGCTTACACGAAGATGATTCCTGGACAATACGTTTTGATGGCCGTGCCATTGAACATCTTGGCTTCAATCGTCTTTACGGCAATCTTGAACCCAGTGCAATTGGATCCATCAGAGGATGTTATCGTTAACGAAAGTACTGAAGAAGGACACCAACGTGAGCCATTCTTCTCATTCTTGTCAAACTCAATCTTGGGCGCTGGTAAGTTGATCTTGATTATCACGGCTACGGTTATTGCCTTCGTTGGATTGGCAGCCTTGATTGACCAATTGCTAGGTTTGACTGGTTTCCACTGGTTGACGTTGGAGAAGATCATCGGTGTTGTGATGTTCCCATTTGCTTGGTTGCTAGGATTCAACCCAGCCGACGCCTTCAACTTGTCTCAATTGATGGGATTGAAGTTGGTTACGAACGAATTCGTTGTTATGGGTCAAATTTCAAAGTCAATCATGGCCGGAACTGGTTTGTTCCACAACCCACACGCGGTTGCTGTTACAGCCGTGTTCCTAACAAGCTTTGCTAACTTTGGAACGCTAGGTATGATTATCGGTGCCTTCAAGGGATTGACTGGTAAGAAGGTTAACGATTTGATTAGTTCTCAAGCTGGATACTTGATGCTTTCAGGTATTTTGGTTTCATTGCTAGCTGCTGCTACAGCTGGAATCTTTGTTTGGTAAGAGGTAAAAAATCATGCGTCAGGTTATCTTAGATATGGATCCAGGAATTGATGATGCCGCTGCGATTGCAGTTGCCGTCAATCACCCTGATTTGAATGTGTCACTTATCACCACTGTTGCTGGAAATGTGTCAGTTGATAAGACGACAAAAAATGCATTGAAGTTGCTTGAATTTTTCCATCGTGAAGACATCCCGGTTGCGGCCGGTGCATCTAAGCCATTAAAGAAGGCGTTCGCGGATGCAGCAAACATTCATGGTGAGTCGGGGATGCCGGGATATGATTTCCCAGAACCTATGATTAAGCCGATTGAGGAGGATGCGGTGACAGCGATGCACAAAGTGTTGCAAAACAGCTCACAACCAGTGACGTTGATTGCGACAGGTGCCTACACAAATGTTGCGACGCTGTTCCAAAATTATCCATTTGATTTGGTCAATATTGATGAGGTCATTTTGATGGGTGGTTCGGTTTCGGGCGGAAACGTCTCATCAGTTGCTGAATTCAATATCTTTACTGACCCAGACGCAGCTAAGATTGTCATGGAAGCGCCAGTTAAGAAAACCATGATTGGGCTGGACGTGACGTTGAAGGCGTTGATTACACCAGAAACGATGGCGGCTATCACACAGATGGGTAAGGCTGGTAATATGTTGAGTCATATTATTACGGCTTATGGTGATGTTCATGAAGGTGGTAAGCCGATGCACGATGTGAATACAATCCTGTATGCGGTTGATCCATCATGCATGACTGTTAAAGATGGCGCCGTTGACGTTGTCACTGAAGGGCCAGCAGCCGGTGCGACGGTTTGGGATTTCCAACACCGTTGGCACGCTAATGACTTCGTAAATGCGACGATCGGTGTCGATGTGGATGCCGAGCGCTTCAACGAATGGTTCTTGGCACAAGTGCAACAAATGAATGCTTAAATAAAATAGTAAAACTTGTATATATAGAGGAGAATGGAAAAATGGCTCAAAAGAAGATGATTTTGGACTTGGATGCAGGTGTTGATGACGCCTTGGCTTTGGCTTATGCATTGGCAACGCCTGATGCAGATTTGATCGGAATCACATCATCATACGGGAACAACGTACAAGACATTACGTCTGTAAACAGCTTGAAGTTGTTGGAGCTGTTGGGTGCAACGGATGTGCCAGTCTTCCGCGGTGTGGATCACTCATTGAACACGGATAGCTTTGAGGCGATGCAAGTCTCAAAGGACATCCATGGTGACAATGGTATCGGTAACGTTGTTTTGCCTGAACCAAAGCGTCCAATTGAAGATCAATCTGCTGTTGACTTCCTTATTGAAGCCGCTCACAAATATGCAGAGAACTTGGTTATCGTGCCTACTGGTCCTTTGACTAACTTGGCCTTGGCATTTAAGAAGGACCCTGAAATCGCTGAGTTGATTGGTAATATCACGATTATGGGCGGTGCGCTAACAGTACCTGGTAACGTAACCCCTTATACTGAAGCAAATATTAATCAAGATGCTGAAGCCGCCGATTATGTTTTCAAGAATGCCAAGCACTTGGTGATGGTTGGACTAGACGTCACGTTGCAAACTTTGCTTACAAAGAAAGAAACGCAACAATGGCGTGACTTGGGTACCGAAAAGGGACGTGCCTACGCTGACATCATGGATTACTACATTGATGCTTACTACAACTTGGATATCAACAAGGCAGGTGCCGCATTGCACGATCCATTGGCTGTTGGTGTGGCGGTTGACCCTAACTTGGTAACCTTGCTACCAATTAACATGCGTGTTGACCACGAAGACGGTCGTACGATTGGTGATTTGAGCCGTTTGACTGACCCAGTTAAGAACACATACGCAGCTGTTGCGGTTGATGCACCGTTCTACTTGGAACGCTTCATGAACTACATGGCAATCGCATTGCGTTAATTTAAGATGATAAAGCCGTTCGTTTGAACGGCTTTTTTATTTTGCCTAAAAATTTGTCATTCAATTTAACAAGGTCTTTTTAGGAAAGGAAACTGTTCTAAACGGTGAGGTGACGCGGTTAATCTAGTAATACAAAACAATATAGATTTGGGGGATGGACAGATGATCGAGATGATGTTTGGTAAACGAGAGTATGAAAAAATACAACTATTAAACACACTGGTTGCTAATGAAGATCGTGCTATTTTGATTGCCGACTTGATGCGTGAATTGAAATGGTCAAAGTACTTGGTGCTGAGCATTATCGAAGAAGTGGCCATTGATTTGCAAGATTTTTATAAAGACTCCCCAAATATACTGACTCTGAAATCAGATAAACGAATTGTAATGCTTGATTCAGCAAGACAAATTAATGTTGAAGCGCTCGCTGCACAATATTTTCATCGCACAGCAGGTTGGCAGATGCTCATTAAGATGTTGAACGAAACGATGCATTCGTATACATATTTTTCGGAACGGTTCAATTGCTCGGTGGGGACGGCCAGAAACACGAAAGTTTTGTTAGAGAAAAACTTAGCGGAATATAGTGTTGTGGTTTCAAATGACTATCAACTTAAATCAAGCTCGGAGTCTCGCTTACGATTAATGTTTCTTGATTTGTTTAGATCGTATTGGTGTGAGGATGATACGCCTTTTGATGCCACTACCGAAACAATGATTGATGAAGCGATGATCTGGTTATATAAAGAAGTACCGGTGGTAGGAAGTTTACAAATGTCTGCTATTCAGGAAATTAAAATCTATTTGGGCATCTTATTTGTGCGCATTCAAAAGGAGCATTTTGCATCGATTGAATGGGTGGATAAGACCTTGCTGGATAATGAACGGTTGGTGGGCAGCAGTAAAGCCATCGTGAATCGATTAATTCATCAATTGATTCATCAATTGGCAGTGAGTGATGAGATAGCGCGAGTAGAAGCACGCCACTTTTTAGTATTTCTATATGCGCTTGGTATTTTTTCAAACACCGAAGAATGTTTATGTTTAACAGATGACCTGATTCAACAACAAAACAGGTTGATAGAAATGGTCCTTGATGAAGTGCAAATGTTAGGTGATATCAAATTCTCTCAGCTACAGAACGTTCGGCTGGGCAGCTATTTAGAACCAAAATTAATCCAGCTGTCAGTTAAGTATGGCGTTGAATCCAGCGAATACGGGAAAGCGACCATTGCGGAACGTTTTCCAGACATTGATGTTATTGTTGGGAGAATTATCGCCAAATTTGGAACGTCCATCGCGATGGACGTGCAAACGATTAACAATGCGTTGTATACGACACTATTGATGGTGATTTGTTCGGTGTGCCAAAAAGAGCGACTCTATCCCAAAATTAGGGTGGAACTAGATTTACCTGGTTTGCCGGGTACACAACAAATGATCAGTAATATGATTTTGGGGATGCCGGAATTTAATGTAGACGTAACGGTGCAGCATGATTCTGATGTCGACATTGTCATCTCAAGCGCGAATCGACAGGATGTTGCACGAGAAAACCTGTTTGAATGGCGAGGGTTACCAACTGATAAACAAGTGCGTCAATTACGTGCGAGATTACGTGAATTGAGATGTAAAGACGTAATAAAGCTCATAAATGATGTGAAAACGTCATGAAAATGAGTAATATTCTCATTTTTAAAAACGTTGATATACCGAGGGGTTTAAACGTTTTATTGCCTGAAATTCAAACATAATTCACAGTTTGTATTAAAAAATGGCATTGCTTCTCATTTTCGTCCAGGATATGATACATGCATATTGAAAAACGTTATTTACATTTTCTGGATATGGGGAGTTATTTTATGAACAAATTGTTGAAGACGTCAGCATTGTTGTCAACGGCCTTGATTTTGGGATCAACGGTTGCACCTTTGACGGCAGATGCTGCTAAGTACAAGACGATCAACTGGACTGAAGGTGCTGATTTGGGAACGATGGACCCTTCAAAGTCTACTGCTGCTGTTGATTTTGATGCGTTGCAAGCCACTGGTGATGGTTTGTACCGTAACGACAAGTCAGGAAAGCCAGCTTTGGCTTTGGCTGAGTCAGTTGAGAAGTCAGAAGATGGCTTGTCATTGACGTTCAAGTTGCGTTCAGGTTTGAAGTGGTCAAACGGTGACGCTTTGACTGCGCACGACTTTGTTTACGGATGGCAACGTACGAACGATCCTAAGACGGCATCACAATATGCTTACTTGTTCTCAGGTATCAAGAACGCTGACGCTATCCAATCAGGTGAAAACACTGATTTGTCATCATTGGGTGTAACTGCTGTTGATGACACGACTTTGGAAGTGCAATTGGAAAAGCCAATGCCACAACTTGAGTCAGTATTGACGATGGCACCATTCTACCCACAAAACCAAAAGTTTGTGGAAAAGGTTGGTAAGAAGTACGGAACTGCTGCTAAGTACACGTTGTCATCAGGTCCATACATCTTGAAGGACTGGACTGGTTCAAACAACAAGTACTCATTGGTAAAGAACAAGAACTACTACGATGCAAAGGTAGTTAAGACGCCTAAGGTTGTTATTCAAACGATCAAGGACCAAAACACGGGTTACAACTTGTACAAGTCAGGTAAGGTTGACTTCACTAACTTGTCACCTGACCAAGTTAAGGCTTCAAAGAAGAACAAGGCTTACAAGGTTATCCCACAAGCTTCAACGTTCTACATGGAGTTTAACCAAAAGAAGGTTAAGGCATTGGCTAACCAAAAGATTCGTCAAGCCATCTCATACTCAATTGACCGTAAGACTTTGTCAGACAAGATTTTGACGGGAACTGCAACGCCAGCAACGACGTTTACTTCAACTAAGTTGGCTGTTGATCCTAACACGAACAAGGACTTTGCTAAGTCAGCCGAAGTAAAGGGTGCAATTGCATACGACAAGACTAAGGCTAAGAAGTTGTTCAAGGAAGGTATGAAGGAAGCCGGTGTTAAGAAGTTGACGTTGCAAATGGTAACGGACGACACTGACGGTGCAAAGCGTACTGCACAATTCTTGCAATCACAAATGGAAAAGTTGGACGGTTTGAAGATCGACATCAAGACGGTGCCATTTAAGCAACGTTTGGCCTTGTCACAAGACAAGAAGTTCGACTTGGTTATCACTGCATGGGGAGCCGACTATGGTGATCCATCAACGTTCTTGGACTTGTACACGAAGGATTCATCATTCAACAACGGTTCATGGGATAACGCTCAATACAACGAGTTGATGCAAGCTGCTAAGACGACTGACGTTAACGACGACAAGAAGCGTTACGACGACTACAAGCAAGCAGAGCAAATCATCGACAAGGAAGTCGGTGTGGCACCTTTGTACTACCGTTCATACGCTACGTTGTTCCGTACGTCAGTTAAGGGTGTTGTTATGAACCCTGCTGGTGCACCTTACGACTGGAAGTGGGCATACAAGAAGTAATTTTGATTGCAGGATCAAAACGACACTTGTTTGTTAAGTTTGAATAGACAACACGCATCTATCTACTATGGATAGATGCGTGTTTTACATATAGGGCGAGCGTTATGTCGTCCCAGAATCTGGACAAACATATCAAAATCTATGTAAACGCTAACAAATTCGTAAGTGTTAAGAAATTTTGATTCTCATGTGATATTACCTGACAAACCCTTTTATAATCGGGACTTGTCTGGTAAGATTAGAAAATACTAATAAAAACTATGGATATGTGAGAGGTATCAACTTTGTTTTTAATTAAACGTAAGCGCGTCTTTCATAATATGAATAGCAGGAATAATAGGGGAAGGTCATCGCTATGATCAAATATTTACTTAAGCGACTAGCAATCATTATTTTGACGCTGGTGCTGATTATCTCAGCGACATTTTTCTTGATGAAGCTGATGCCTGGTTCACCGCTTGCGAATGCTGAGCGTTTGTCTGAGGCACAACAAAAGATGATTGAAGCACAGTACGGCTTGGATAAGCCAATTTTCATTCAATACGTCACTTATTTGTGGGATGCCTTGCATTTCGACTTCGGTGTGTCATTCCAATTTGCTAACCAAGAAGTTTCAACGTTGATTGCACAACGTATGGGACCTTCAGCACAATTGGGAATTCAAGCTTTGATCTTCGGTGTAATCGCCGGTATCGGACTTGGTTCAGCAGCAGCCGTTCGTCGTAACACAAAGACGGATACAATCTTGTCAATCATTGCCGTTTTGGGAATTTCAATCCCATCATTCGTGTTTGCGGCTTTGTTGCAATACTGGGTTGGTTTGAAGTTGGACTGGTTGCCAATCGCTGGTTGGAAGGGCTTCTCTTCTACTATCTTGCCAACAATCGCGTTGGGAATGGCACCTTTGGCAACGTCAGCTCGTTTCATCCGTACCGAAATGGTGGATGTGTTGGGTTCTGACTACATCGAATTGGCACGTGCCAAGGGCTTGTCAAAGCGTGAAGTGATTTGGAAGCACGCAATGCGTAACTCATTGATTCCGTTGGTTACGTTGATTGGACCAATGGCGGTTA harbors:
- the rpiA gene encoding ribose-5-phosphate isomerase RpiA, whose translation is MLDKIQQQKKAAGEYAASLVENGMVVGLGTGSTVRYFVDRLGERVANEGLDIVGVTTSNRTAHQARCLGIPLADVDAVDYIDLTVDGADAVDPQLNGIKGGGAALLYEKVVAKNSKRNIWIVDGSKQHDELGHFPLPVEVVSYGEQQLCRLFKKHNLNPILRLDEDGRPLTTDNGNNIIDLHLETIPFPEELATWLSNQVGVVEHGLFLNVCDEVIVGGDEIQVLKRDMAKN
- a CDS encoding helix-turn-helix domain-containing protein → MKTEVDTTISSAVRGLIDMKHIPVCDILKHAGISSSRYYTFVNGQGDITVHKLHAMLRTLNVGLDELCLFIEPQSTEDTAASPVINAIAEYQRTRDVSGLINLQDKNDFRPVVLSSEEAKRIKPVLNDVLRRSEYYTMAELKAFLLYLNYFTYDEILAYYPKAMTSIRFLTQKLKKRHDAAHHDVLHVISFLVYQLLLISIQRGQSQEVHDLLHSFFSLPFEVDDWMTPIFASDG
- a CDS encoding helix-turn-helix domain-containing protein, whose translation is MEWLLGKKEVRKVALVSYFYETNQTKMLIPDLERHFNWSTYMIKSLINELLHDQKRFGMPEKGQLRLSPPEREVELIPGNRAYLLSLTANYIKESYLFRTLVTGMNNTPTALSVLAESLKVPKLHLKNDIHQFNDRARAANVEINTYNRLQGDEWAIRIMLVSIFKNVIHDESELAEFFEPDIIHQANQVARFYQMSNVEASHLTDYQHLSLMIELAVWLVRLNARCAISSSDQYKLLLADDQLDDVYRNLLSLNESVIRRFVRLPPHELSLESRYGVIMFVRVGLVDGHLSRNASPEVVKMHTMLTTIAQTVYREFFGQDMPQNLTDQLSHQLELPTMRLLFLTHINYQGTDDYTINHSLFPEYALFTDRFLTRVNEYLGIKTLNIKNRMFKMFYNLFIGILDRQVMIPQLQVSLRIRDAFMHEKVAAMLMRQAELRVEVSDELGQCDMVISDTLLPPTDDAQVIVWTTLPTFAEFDSFLHTAVNLTMDKFTKSIYERAN
- a CDS encoding DMT family transporter, producing MFYLIGILSGLMLAVQNPFNSNFGKELSSPIAGGFMVYIIGTIEFLLLLLITRANVSGILYLGFSHGNIWLLGGVLGAAFITSIIILFPILGPINAVIYPTLGQIFSGLIYDWTGAFGSHQVPVKIIAIIGVVLLLVGVFLTSYEKSLPTNAPKANIWQIIWSLVAGALSTTQGLFNGQLSAIVKNASGASFIAFLMGTIFLLIVVIVTKSLHKNTIPAGLTSITGWVASTLGAAYVLIMTILMPTLGAGLTIGLSLVGVMVGSALVEQLGLFGVVKKSVTLRKIIGILLFVCGVVLTKM
- a CDS encoding NupC/NupG family nucleoside CNT transporter, whose translation is MFLIVNIIAIPILIGIAYLFSMDKKAIDWRSVLTIVGLMLVLAWFFNKFTIGQDIIKGAASGFAWLIAVANQGIAFALPDWLTANHGGPNFVTSALLPILLVVPMFDILTYIGVLPWIIKWVGRGLSFITRQPKFEAFFSVEMMFLGNTEVLAVSKAQLNRMSAQRNLTLAMMSMSCVTASVLGAYTKMIPGQYVLMAVPLNILASIVFTAILNPVQLDPSEDVIVNESTEEGHQREPFFSFLSNSILGAGKLILIITATVIAFVGLAALIDQLLGLTGFHWLTLEKIIGVVMFPFAWLLGFNPADAFNLSQLMGLKLVTNEFVVMGQISKSIMAGTGLFHNPHAVAVTAVFLTSFANFGTLGMIIGAFKGLTGKKVNDLISSQAGYLMLSGILVSLLAAATAGIFVW